Below is a genomic region from Anaerolineae bacterium.
ATTTGAATACCGATTAGCTTGACCTTTATTATCCCATATTTTCTTGTTAATGTTAAATCTTATGTCACTGCAAAAGTCGAGTAATTAATTCAAACCGAAAAGGGAACCGAGATGTCACCCTATATTCTGGCGGTTTGCCTGGATTGTGGCGATACGCTGGTGGACGAAGCCACCGAAATTAGAGACGAACATGGCGTGGTAGTGCAAGCCGAACTCATTCCCGGGGTTGCTGAAACGGTCCGCGAGTTAAAGCGGCGGGGTTATCCGTTGGCGTTAGTGGCGGATGGCCCGGTCGGCACATTCCGTAATATTTTAACAACGTGCCGGTTATTCCATCTTTTCGACGCGCTGGCAATTTCTGAGGAGGTGGGTGTTGACAAACCGGCGGCTCGGATGTTCACCCATGCCCTGGATCAGTTGAACTTGGCTCCCCAAGACTATGGCCGGGTGATCATGATGGGCAACAACTTGGCCCGCGATATCAAAGGCGCCAACCAACTGGGCCTCATTAGCGTATGGCTGGATTGGGCGCCGCGGCGGTCGAAAGTTCCGGCGGATGACACCGAAATGCCCCGCTACACCCTTAAAACACCCACCGAATTATTGCCCCTCATTGCCTCGTTAGAAAACCATTCGTAACTTCGTTTCGGCTTTAAATTGGGCAGCCGCAGGCAATGCCTGCAGCTGCCCAGCTACCGGCAGCTTGTCAGCCATAACGCAGTATGATATACTCAACAAGCTTAAACCCAAATAAAACTCTTCTGGAGGTGCAACAAAAATAATATGGCCGCAAATGCAACCCACCCAATCCTAACAGATGCCGGCAAAATATATCGGAGCAACCGGATTATTCGGCACAAATTTCTATTAACGGCGTTTGCCGTTATGATATCACTTATATTTATCTGGCCTTTCCTGGTGCTGGTGGCCAATACATTTAACAAACTTAACGTGTATATGAATCCCCTTATTCCCTGGCCCAACCAATTTACCCTGGAAAATTATATCCTGGCCTTTACTAAATATGGCTTTGGCATTCATTTTAAAAACTCAATATTAGTGGTCACCATCACCGCTTTTTTGAGCACGCTTTCGGCGGCATTGGCCGGTTATACCCTGGCCAAACTTCAGTTCCCGGGCCGCAATATCTTTTTTTTGATCATTCTGGCCGTAATGTTACTGCCCACCCAAACAATGCTTGTGCCCCAGTTTGTGGTTGTGCGCGAGTTGGGCCTGCTCAATAACTATTGGGGCATTATTCTGCCCGGCGTGGGCGGTTTTGCCTTTGGCATTTTTTTGATGCGCCAATTTATGCTGCGGGTGCCTACGGAAATGCTGGAAGCGGGCCGGATTGACGGCTGTAACGAATTTAGCCTTTTCACAAAATTGGTGATTCCCACCATGCAAGGCCCCATCCTTGTTCTGGCCACCCTTATTGTGCGCACCCAGTGGAACGATTTGCTCTGGCCTGGAATTATAATTTCGGAAGAAAGCAAACAACTTTTGATACCCGCCGTCCTGCTGCTTAATAATTTGGCCGTGGCCGATCCCTATGCCCTCATCGTTTCATCTGCCGTGGCTATTCTGGCGGCGGTGGTGCCTTTGGGCTTCTATGCTTATTCACAACGATTCTTTGTCAACTCTATGGCCGGCATGCTCAAGGGCTAATAACATAGCAGGGCGCTCAGCCCACTTAAATAAGGAGATCAAATGACAACAATAACCGAACCCCTCACCCAACCCAAACAACGATCCAGGTTGATGCGTTTTTTTGGCGACCAGCGGAAGTGGATGCCTTACTTATTTTTGGCTCCCTTTTTTATCACGTTTTTTGTTTTTCAATTTTATCCCCTGGTGCGGTCTATTCAAATGGCCTTTTCCGAGTCGCTGGGTTATACCGGCGACTGGCAATGGGTTGGTTTTCAAAATTTTTCCGAAGCTTTCACCGACCGGCACCTGTGGACCTCGTTTCGGAATTTCATATACTTTTTTGCCGGCAGTTTGATTACCGAAGTGCCGGTAGCTATTCTTTTGGCCACCATGCTGGCTTCAACGTTGCTGCTCTTTCGAGGGGTATTCCGCACTTTCTTTTTCATTCCTTCGGTCTTGCCCGGTGTTTTGATGGGCCTGGTTGGGCTTTGGTTCTTCAGCGAGTCGCGTGGGTTGGCCAATGCCATTGTCCAGGGTTTAGGCGGGTCACGGGTTTTGTGGGCCACTTTGCCGACATACATTATGCCTACCCTGCTCACCATTGCCTTTTGGATGTGGATGGGGTATCACGCGGTCTTTTTCCTGGCCGGAATGTCGGGGATAGAAGGAAGTATTATTGAAGCGTCCATTGTAGACGGCGCAAACTACTGGCAACGGCTGTTTTATATCACCTTGCCCTTGCTCAAGCCTGTGCTGGCCTATGTGACCATTATCATCGCTCTGGGTTCTCTAACAACCTATGATATTCAGGCGATCGTCTTCGCATCGAACTCTATTGGCGACAGTTTAAGCGGCCCCGGCGGACAAGGCTGGTTTTTTATCCCTTATATTACGGATGTGGCTTTTTCTTACTTTCGGATGGGTTATGCCACCGCTATCGGCTGGCTGGTTTTCTTTATTGCCGTTTTCCTCACCGCTCTACAATTAAGATTGTACAAAATTGGCGGGGCAGAAGAATAAGTAAAACTTACGCCAATTGTTGAGGCATTCCAGGGTGACAGTCACTTTGTCAGTGACTGTCACCCTGGAAAATAAAACATCAGGAGGGAAAAATATCTACTCAAACCGTTTCCAATGATTTTTTTAAGAAGACAGGGGGTACCGAGTCCAAATCTGCCGGCCTGCCGGTCACGCGCAGCCTCACACTGGCGTATGTGTCCTCGCTCGTGATCGCAGTCATTATGGCTGGTGCGGCTGCTGCCGGACTTTTGTTTCCGGGCGCAGTTTATCCAACGGATGAACTGATCATGTCATTTGCCCCCGTAGACGTGTTCCATTTGGTTGTTGGCCTGCCCATCCTGCTTGGCTCGCTGTGGCTGGCGCGACGAGGTACGCTCATCGGCCTGCTCTGCTGGCCGGGCATATTGCTCTATATTCTGTACAGTTATATCACCAATCTCGTCGGCGTGCCGTTTGGAGTGCTGTTTCTGCCATACCTCCTCTTGGTTACACTGAACGTTTACACCACCATCGGCCTGGCCGCAAGCATTGACGGCGAGGCAGTACGCCGGCGGCTCAAGGGCAACGTGCCGGCCAGAGTGGCCGGAGGCATTTTGGTTGGCCTGACCGCCCTGTTCATTGTCATGAATGTGAGCGCCATCGTCACCGCCCTTACCGGCCAGCCGCCAAGCGAACCGGAGCATCCCGTCTACGTCTTGATCGCCGATTTTACCACAGTGGCCCCCGCCTGTCTCATCGGCGGGCTGCTGCTGTGGCGACGCGAGGCGCTTGGGTATGTTGGCGGCGCGGGGCTGCTCTTGATGTACAGCCTGCTGTTCGCCGGGCTTATCCCTGTGTTGGCCTTCCCGGCGTTTTACAACGCTTCACCAGTGCCCGTGGGTGATATTGTGATGATGCTCGTCTGTTGCGCCATGTGCTTCATCCCCTTTGTGCTCTTTGTACGCGGCATCGCCAGATCGTAGCCCGGCACCAACATAATCTTATTCCAATCAGAAAGGATAAATAAAATGACCAATAATGTGTATCGGCTTGGTTTCTGGGCCTCAATTCTCACCGCAGTTACGGCTGCGGCGGCCTTGGGTATCGCCGTCACCACCGCCCCGGCGCGGTCTGGGCCGTTTTGTATGGCGGGTTCGGTTGATTTGGTGGACTCATGCGTTACTTATCCCTATACTGATGTGGCCGCCTTTGTGCCTATAGAGTACATCTGGATGTATCCGGCCCTGCTAATGGCGCTGCTGTTTGTGGTGGTAGTGGTTTGCCTCCACGCCTACGCTGCTGCCGACAAGAAAGTATTCAGTCAAATTGCCCTGTCTTTTGCCATAATCTCGGCCACGACCCATGTCATAAACTACTTTATTCAACTGGCGGTAGTGCAGCCCAGTTTGCTAAAGGGCGAGGCGGCAGGACTTTCGCTGTTCTCGCAATACAACCCGCACGGAATATTTATTGCCCTGGAAGATGTTGGCTATCTGACGATGGGCGTAGCCTTTTTGTTTGTGGCCGCCGTGTTCAGCCGGCAAACAAAGCTCGAGCGGATCATCCAACTTCTCTTTATGGCCGGTGCTGTGCTGGCCATTGGCTCGCTTATCCTGCTGGCCCTGCTCTACGGGCGCGACCTTGAGTACAGATATGAGGTGGCGGCTATTCTGATTGATTGGATTACGCTGATTGTGGCAGGCGTATTGTTGAGCGTGTTTTTTAGAAGAGTAGGGCACGCGGCAAAAAAATGAATTTCCGAGAAATCAAAGAAAACGATATGCCCGCCCTCTTTGCCGTAAGAACGGCCACGCACGAAAACAGGCTAACCCAGGCCGAACTCGAGGCGCTGGATATTACGGCAGAGTCGGTCAAAGAAAAATTAAAGGGGAGTTTTAAGGGATGGTTGTGCGAAGCGGCGGGCCAGGTGGTTGGGTTTGCCATGGGCGATAAATCAACCGGGGAATTATGGGTGATCGCGGTTTTGCCGGAATACATTGGCCAAGGAGTTGGTTCCAGGTTGTTAATCATGTTGGAAAATTGGCTTAAAGAAAGTGATTGCACCCAGCTCTGGCTGACAACGGATATTGATCCAAAACTAAAGGCCTATTCCTTCTATCGCCGGCATGGTTGGCTCGACGACCGGCTGGAGAACGGTTTGCGTTACATGATCAAAAACATGCAAACAACTGAACTTTAAGTATTTTGTTGGCCTGGCGGCTCAGTTGGTTTCAGGGCCTGCCCACTCCCTCGCGCGTAAAATCCCATCTTCAGCCGGTAAATCGGCCAACAGTTCGCCCACGGTTCGCTTCAGGAGAGGATGCGCCACCTCGGCGGCAATATCGGCCAGGGGACGCAAAACAAAGGCTCGCTCGGCCAGGCGGGGATGGGGAATTTGCAGGGAGGGCGTGGCCAGAACCAGGTCGTCGTAAAAGATAATATCCAGATCAATCTGGCGCGGGCCGTAACGGATACTTTTCCGGCGGCCCATTTTTGCTTCAATTTGTTTGAGATAGGCCAACAACGCCGGCGGCGGTAGGTCGGTTTGGCCTTTGAGGGCCATATTCAGAAAAGCGGGCTGATCCGGCACATAAGCCGGCGCAGTTTCATACAGCCGGGAAACGGCCAAAACCTCTACCGGGGGAGGCAATTTTTGCACGGCCTCTTTGAGGTTATTTTCACGATGACCCAGGTTAGCGCCCAGGGCTAAATAAATACAATGCGCTTTGTTCATTGGTAACTTCTCTGCTATACTGCCCCACCGACGAACGACGAAGGATGAACGACCAACGACGAAGGACGAACGACCAACAACAAAGGACGACGGGCCAACTTGACCATCCATTGGCTATTGGTCGTTGGTCACTGGTCGTTGGTCATTGGTCGTTGGTCAATAACTTATAAAAATAGGAGAACCCCAATGCCCCCTGTCCCTTTGTTAGATCTGAAACCACAGTATGCCTCTATCAAGGCCGAAATACAAGAAGCCATCAACCGGGTGTGCGACGCCCAGTATTTTATTTTAGGCCCCGAAGTGCAGGCCC
It encodes:
- the folK gene encoding 2-amino-4-hydroxy-6-hydroxymethyldihydropteridine diphosphokinase, coding for MNKAHCIYLALGANLGHRENNLKEAVQKLPPPVEVLAVSRLYETAPAYVPDQPAFLNMALKGQTDLPPPALLAYLKQIEAKMGRRKSIRYGPRQIDLDIIFYDDLVLATPSLQIPHPRLAERAFVLRPLADIAAEVAHPLLKRTVGELLADLPAEDGILRAREWAGPETN
- a CDS encoding HAD hydrolase-like protein; translation: MSPYILAVCLDCGDTLVDEATEIRDEHGVVVQAELIPGVAETVRELKRRGYPLALVADGPVGTFRNILTTCRLFHLFDALAISEEVGVDKPAARMFTHALDQLNLAPQDYGRVIMMGNNLARDIKGANQLGLISVWLDWAPRRSKVPADDTEMPRYTLKTPTELLPLIASLENHS
- a CDS encoding GNAT family N-acetyltransferase, which translates into the protein MNFREIKENDMPALFAVRTATHENRLTQAELEALDITAESVKEKLKGSFKGWLCEAAGQVVGFAMGDKSTGELWVIAVLPEYIGQGVGSRLLIMLENWLKESDCTQLWLTTDIDPKLKAYSFYRRHGWLDDRLENGLRYMIKNMQTTEL
- a CDS encoding sugar ABC transporter permease, producing the protein MTTITEPLTQPKQRSRLMRFFGDQRKWMPYLFLAPFFITFFVFQFYPLVRSIQMAFSESLGYTGDWQWVGFQNFSEAFTDRHLWTSFRNFIYFFAGSLITEVPVAILLATMLASTLLLFRGVFRTFFFIPSVLPGVLMGLVGLWFFSESRGLANAIVQGLGGSRVLWATLPTYIMPTLLTIAFWMWMGYHAVFFLAGMSGIEGSIIEASIVDGANYWQRLFYITLPLLKPVLAYVTIIIALGSLTTYDIQAIVFASNSIGDSLSGPGGQGWFFIPYITDVAFSYFRMGYATAIGWLVFFIAVFLTALQLRLYKIGGAEE
- a CDS encoding carbohydrate ABC transporter permease, with product MISLIFIWPFLVLVANTFNKLNVYMNPLIPWPNQFTLENYILAFTKYGFGIHFKNSILVVTITAFLSTLSAALAGYTLAKLQFPGRNIFFLIILAVMLLPTQTMLVPQFVVVRELGLLNNYWGIILPGVGGFAFGIFLMRQFMLRVPTEMLEAGRIDGCNEFSLFTKLVIPTMQGPILVLATLIVRTQWNDLLWPGIIISEESKQLLIPAVLLLNNLAVADPYALIVSSAVAILAAVVPLGFYAYSQRFFVNSMAGMLKG